In Planktothrix serta PCC 8927, a single genomic region encodes these proteins:
- a CDS encoding type II toxin-antitoxin system HicB family antitoxin, whose translation MPSKEFYVMIERDEDGLYIGEVPQLKACYSQGETIDELIQNIREVIEMCLEEIEEESTTEFIGIQKVVV comes from the coding sequence ATGCCAAGCAAAGAATTTTATGTGATGATTGAAAGAGACGAAGACGGCTTATATATTGGTGAAGTTCCGCAACTTAAAGCCTGCTATAGCCAAGGAGAAACCATTGATGAGTTAATCCAAAATATCCGCGAGGTAATTGAAATGTGTCTTGAGGAAATTGAAGAAGAATCAACAACAGAATTTATCGGCATTCAAAAGGTGGTAGTCTAG
- a CDS encoding AAA family ATPase: MSKFHQELKLLLRSRYAIIYIPTLEEERVETAIKQAAKEQGNRAVYVWDFVEGYQQGNPNDLGAGKRNPLQALEFVEKLPEAMPSIFILRDFHRFVDDISISRKLRNLARSLKSQPKNLVIISPQISIPSDLGEVLTVLEFPLPDKAEIKTEVERLLIATGHPVEPRLLDEMVRSFQGLSQERIRRILSKAIATHGELQGDDIELILEEKRQTIRQTQILDFYAAQENISDIGGLDNLKDWLLRRGGAFSERARQYGLPYPRGLLLVGIQGTGKSLTAKAIAHHWHLPLLRLDVGRLFAGLVGESESRTRQMIQLAEALAPCILWIDEIDKAFSGLDGKGDSGTTNRVFGTFITWLAEKKSPVFVVATANNIQSLPAEMLRKGRFDEIFFVGLPYQEERKAIFEVHLLKLRPQSIKNYDIERLAYETPDFSGAEIEQTLIEAMHIGFSQNRDFTTDDILEAASQIVPLARTAKEQIQFLQDWAAAGKARLASRQSSLNRRLSS; the protein is encoded by the coding sequence ATGAGCAAATTCCATCAAGAATTGAAGCTACTATTGCGATCGCGCTACGCGATTATTTATATTCCAACTTTAGAAGAAGAACGGGTCGAAACGGCAATTAAACAAGCGGCAAAAGAACAAGGAAACCGTGCAGTTTATGTCTGGGATTTTGTCGAAGGATATCAACAGGGAAATCCTAATGATTTAGGGGCGGGAAAACGCAATCCTTTACAAGCCTTAGAATTTGTAGAAAAATTACCGGAGGCGATGCCCTCTATTTTTATTTTAAGGGATTTTCATCGATTTGTAGACGATATTTCAATTTCCAGAAAATTAAGAAATTTAGCTCGAAGTTTGAAATCTCAACCGAAAAATTTAGTTATTATTTCCCCTCAAATATCGATTCCTTCTGACCTCGGTGAAGTGTTGACGGTGTTAGAATTCCCCTTACCTGATAAAGCCGAAATTAAGACGGAAGTTGAACGATTATTAATCGCCACCGGACATCCGGTAGAACCTCGTTTACTCGATGAAATGGTGCGTTCTTTCCAAGGACTTTCTCAGGAAAGAATTCGCCGAATTTTATCAAAAGCGATCGCTACTCATGGAGAATTACAAGGAGATGATATTGAATTAATCTTAGAAGAAAAACGCCAAACTATTCGCCAAACTCAAATTTTAGACTTCTATGCAGCCCAAGAAAATATTTCTGATATTGGGGGGTTAGATAATTTAAAAGATTGGTTATTACGCCGGGGAGGAGCTTTTTCAGAACGTGCTAGACAATATGGTTTACCTTATCCCAGAGGGTTATTATTAGTCGGAATTCAAGGGACTGGAAAGTCTTTAACGGCAAAAGCGATCGCCCACCATTGGCATTTACCCTTATTAAGATTAGATGTAGGGCGTTTATTTGCGGGATTAGTCGGAGAATCCGAATCTCGTACCCGACAAATGATTCAATTAGCAGAAGCTTTAGCACCCTGTATTTTATGGATTGATGAAATTGATAAAGCCTTTTCAGGATTAGATGGAAAAGGAGATTCAGGAACCACAAATCGCGTATTTGGTACGTTTATTACTTGGTTGGCTGAAAAAAAATCCCCCGTTTTTGTGGTAGCAACGGCAAATAATATTCAATCTTTACCTGCGGAAATGTTAAGAAAAGGGCGATTTGATGAGATTTTCTTTGTGGGATTACCCTATCAAGAAGAACGAAAAGCAATTTTTGAAGTGCATTTATTAAAATTACGCCCTCAGAGTATTAAAAATTATGATATAGAGCGATTAGCTTATGAAACTCCTGATTTTTCCGGGGCGGAAATTGAGCAAACCTTAATTGAAGCTATGCACATTGGTTTTAGTCAAAACCGAGATTTCACAACAGATGATATCTTAGAAGCAGCGAGTCAAATTGTTCCCTTAGCCCGGACTGCAAAAGAACAAATTCAGTTTCTTCAAGATTGGGCGGCGGCAGGAAAAGCACGTTTAGCTTCTCGACAGAGTAGTTTAAATCGTCGGCTATCGAGTTGA
- a CDS encoding YceD family protein, protein MDSIYIPHLLRTQNRSLEFEFQESFPDLETLTPIRGRMRVSHKTTYLEVWVQAETIVTLTCDRCLKQYNHRLKVDTSELIWLDVLADQLDSSSGEVEISLDEPVESLHPQGHFLPGDWLYQQLCLALPLRQLCEGPCEPPKPTQIESQPIIDQRWAALQALKPNLPN, encoded by the coding sequence ATGGACTCTATCTATATCCCTCATTTACTGAGAACCCAAAACCGATCTTTAGAATTTGAGTTTCAAGAGTCTTTCCCAGACTTAGAAACTTTGACTCCGATTCGGGGTCGGATGCGAGTTAGTCACAAAACCACTTATCTTGAAGTTTGGGTACAAGCTGAAACCATTGTCACCCTCACCTGTGACCGATGTTTAAAACAATATAATCATCGCCTAAAAGTGGATACGTCCGAGTTGATTTGGTTAGATGTTTTGGCGGATCAACTCGATAGTTCATCGGGTGAAGTGGAAATTTCTTTAGATGAACCTGTGGAAAGTTTGCACCCCCAAGGTCATTTTTTACCGGGGGATTGGCTCTATCAGCAATTGTGTCTAGCTCTGCCTCTGAGACAACTCTGTGAAGGGCCCTGTGAACCCCCCAAACCGACACAAATAGAATCCCAGCCGATTATTGATCAGCGCTGGGCTGCATTGCAAGCTTTGAAGCCAAATCTACCGAATTGA
- a CDS encoding DUF433 domain-containing protein — protein MLQHLDRITFDPKIMTGKACIRGMRVPVSLVVNLVANGKTTAEIIEDYPYLEPEDIRQSLLYAAWLMEERVIPIQKSEDNEYYRVRSLPI, from the coding sequence ATGTTACAACACTTAGACAGAATCACATTTGACCCCAAAATAATGACAGGAAAAGCCTGTATTAGAGGTATGAGAGTTCCGGTATCTTTGGTGGTTAATTTAGTAGCTAATGGTAAAACAACCGCAGAAATAATCGAAGACTATCCCTATTTGGAACCGGAAGATATTAGACAATCATTGCTTTATGCTGCATGGTTGATGGAAGAAAGAGTAATTCCTATCCAAAAATCCGAAGATAATGAATATTACCGGGTGCGTTCTTTGCCGATTTAA
- a CDS encoding Uma2 family endonuclease, producing MTTTLPPEQLTTTLPDHTQLPDSDGTFVKNFQEHPQSILLTDSINPILQNIHPDGYYCIGQDSGIYWRITDPPQRGAEAPDWFYVPNVPPSLNGQMRRSYVLWQEYVAPLIIVEFVSGDGSEERDKTSLWTAEAEGKKPGKFWVYEQVIHPAFYGIYEVEKASIEVYHLIENRFELLPKNERGHYFIPSLNVELGIWQGQYQNVELPWLRWWDSEGNLLLTGNERAEIECQRAETERQRAETEHQRAETERQRAERLAEQLRALGITPED from the coding sequence ATGACAACAACACTCCCCCCCGAACAACTTACAACAACCTTACCTGACCACACCCAACTCCCTGACTCAGACGGAACCTTTGTGAAAAACTTTCAAGAACATCCTCAGAGTATTTTACTCACCGACTCAATTAACCCAATTCTGCAAAATATTCATCCTGACGGATATTATTGTATTGGTCAAGATAGTGGAATTTATTGGCGAATTACAGACCCACCCCAACGGGGAGCCGAAGCACCGGACTGGTTTTATGTTCCTAATGTTCCCCCCAGTTTAAACGGTCAAATGCGACGTTCCTATGTGCTTTGGCAAGAATATGTTGCCCCTTTAATTATTGTAGAATTTGTCTCTGGGGATGGTTCAGAAGAACGGGATAAAACATCTTTATGGACAGCAGAAGCAGAAGGCAAAAAACCGGGTAAATTTTGGGTTTATGAGCAAGTCATTCATCCGGCATTTTATGGGATTTATGAAGTCGAAAAAGCCAGTATTGAAGTCTATCATTTGATTGAAAATCGCTTTGAACTTCTGCCCAAAAATGAACGCGGACATTATTTTATCCCGTCCCTAAATGTTGAATTAGGAATTTGGCAAGGTCAATATCAAAATGTCGAATTACCTTGGTTGCGCTGGTGGGATAGTGAAGGGAATTTGTTATTAACCGGGAATGAACGGGCGGAAATTGAATGTCAACGAGCGGAAACTGAACGCCAACGGGCAGAAACTGAACACCAACGGGCAGAAACTGAACGCCAACGGGCGGAACGGTTAGCCGAACAATTACGAGCATTAGGAATTACACCCGAAGACTAA
- a CDS encoding SH3 domain-containing protein, which produces MNLYGVFKFIVGFFLAILILAGATVATALYFAARLAELPERPTFPNDNPKAKVASKATTPKPQVTPSPTPTPAEEKLEPGAYRAIVTQPIGLILRDSPSTDANRIGGIAYNEKVIVLGESDDKGWQKVRVSQDSDRTGWVKGGNTEKIESEN; this is translated from the coding sequence ATGAATCTTTATGGTGTTTTTAAATTTATCGTTGGCTTTTTTCTAGCTATTTTAATTTTAGCGGGTGCAACGGTGGCGACGGCTTTATATTTTGCAGCGCGTTTAGCAGAATTGCCCGAACGTCCGACCTTTCCTAATGATAACCCCAAGGCAAAAGTTGCCTCAAAAGCAACAACTCCTAAACCCCAAGTGACTCCCAGTCCAACCCCAACCCCAGCAGAAGAAAAGCTCGAACCCGGTGCTTATCGGGCAATTGTAACACAGCCCATTGGTTTAATTTTACGCGATAGTCCGAGTACAGACGCGAACAGAATTGGGGGAATTGCTTATAACGAAAAAGTGATTGTGTTAGGAGAAAGTGACGATAAAGGATGGCAAAAAGTTCGGGTTTCTCAGGATAGCGATCGCACCGGATGGGTTAAAGGAGGAAATACCGAAAAAATTGAATCAGAAAACTAA